The region ACCAGCCACTCAGTTCCAGGCACCAGCTGTTACTGGGTGCAGCTTTCCTAGGCCTGGGTACCCAGCGTGGGGACAGCCAGGAGTGCGTCTCGTACCCGAGGGCTTTATACCCACACCAGTTTGCTGCCTCAGAGCCCGAACTATTTATTTTGAGTCCTGTACCGTGCCCATATCTGCCCTGTTTTGTGGTGGGGAGGTGTCTCTGGAGTCACCTTTCCAGCGGGGCAGTGCTGAGGCTGGTAAGTAACCCCCTCCTTGGCTTTGCCCAGGCAACCCCCGGTGTGCCCCACCCGCAAGCCCGCGGCTATGAGCTGGTGTTGGGATAGACTCACCTCTTGGTAACCCCTGTACAAACCCAGGGACTGGGAGCTCTCAGCCCTCGAGTCCCAGTAGTCTGCTGGGGGCACCCCTGGCTGACCTGAGGGTGTGGGCGGGAAAGGGGCCTGGGCCTGAGATGTGGGGGAGCTGAGTGTTGGGGTGGCGGTGGGTGCAGGAAGTTCTCCAGGCCAACAGCACAGTGGATGCCTCTGAGCCACACCTGGGCAGGGCCTTGGGGGGCCTGGGATGGAGGCCTGGGCGCTGCCCTCCAAAAGGCTGTGAGCAGGAACAGCGGATGGAGTGCCCGCTTGCGGCGAATCTCCGAGCCTTCTGGCTGGCCCGGAACCCAGTGGATCAGCACCCAAAGCTGCCCACCCAGGCTTCGTGGGTGGCGAGGCGGGGAGGTGGGCGGAGGGACCGAAGACCTAGAAAGGCGGGCCTGGGGGCGGGGCCAGGACCTGGGGCGGTGGGAGGCTGGCCGGGGAGGGGGGTctggggaggtgggaggctgCAAGGGCCTCCTTCAGCACCGCGGACAGCGCCAGGGCCCGGAGGCTCCCCACCCCGGGCTCGGCCTCAGTGCGGACCGAGATGAGGGCGGCTCCCGCCCGCGGGCCGCAAGGAGCTCCCAGCTGTCCCGGGggttgaggaggaggagggaggggcccGGCTGCCCCACTCAGGCCCTGACCCGGCCCAGAGACCACGATGCTGCTGGAAACGGAACTGGTGCTTGACCTGGGGCGGCCGGGGGCCGCGGCAGCCGCTGCCATCTGCGCCTTCGGGGGAGCTCCGGGTAAGAGCCCAGCACCCGCTGAGGCCTCCGGTGGGGCAGGAGGGCCTCCAAGGGCAAAAACAGCAAGGGTAGCAGGAGCACAGGGGAGAAAGGGGCCCAGCACACAGACGGCAGTCAGTCGGGGAAAGTCCAGAGAGACCTGGATGGGACAGAGCCGGGAACGGGGGTGAGGGGAGACGATTCCGGCAGACCCCCATGGTTGGCAGGGGCCTGGAGCTCCCAGCCATGATACTGGAGGCCCAGACCAGCTTGCGGGACCGGTTTGCTGCAGGGGGCCCAGGAGCAGAAGGAAACTCACAGtcagtgctgggggtgggggagacgcGGCCGAGCGAGGGGCAAGTTCCTCCAGAGACCCCATGGCCTCAGCTCCCAAACGCAGCCCAGCCCGGATCCCCCAGCCAGCCCAACACAGCGCAGCACCGACCGCTGGGCCAGGTCTCCTCCCGAACTGCCCTCCCCAAGGGCCATTCAATCGCCACGAACGTTGGGAAATAATAGCGTTGTTGGCTGGCCAGCCAGATGCCGGTCGAGTGGGGCCGCCACCGCCTCCAGCCGTTGCCCTCCTGCCCCTTCCGCAGCCAGACCACGCACAGCCCCCCTGGGCAGGCCTCAGAGCACCGAGCACTCACGCGGCTGCTGGCCTGTGCACCCTGTCCCTCTGGATGGCCGTGTACTGCAAAGCGAAGGCGTGCCGCTGTGGCTGCCGGGGCCTTTTCCCAGAACTGAGACTTGGGGTCTGGTCTGCTTGAGCTGGGAGGGGCTCTGCTTTTCCTGCCCAGGTCCTTCCAGGCCGGCCTCCGTGTTAAAACACACAGACAAGGTGACTGGAGGCCAGGAGAAAGAGGCAGGGTGAAGACAGGCCTCGCAGTGGGACTCCAGGTGAGGCACCTGGGACACCAGCAGGCTCTACGCCAGCATTTCCCGGAGGCTCCTGCCCGCTGCCTGGGTCCTCTGCCCTCGCCATGCCCAGGCTGCGAGGAGCCCGTGCTGCTGCCTTACTGTGGGTGACTGTGGGGGGCTGGCGCTGGCCACGGGCAGGGGAAGCTGCCCTGGTGTAGGTGCATCTCTCCATATTCAAGGCTGGGCAGTTCGTGCAGGCCCGCTGGTTTGGACCGAGGGCAGGATGCTGGGAAACCAGGCTGCATTCTGTGCAAGCCTGAGGTGCCGGGGCGGAGGGGAGTGAAGGTGAACCCCCACCCCGCCTTCCCAGCTCCATCCTCCCTGACCTGGAGTCGTGGCTGTAGGTCCAGGCCTGGACCCTGGGCTTCCCTCCCAAGAATCGCCCTTTCCCAGTCTTGGCTCTGGGCGCGGTTCCGACGGTGGGGCCCAGGAGCCTGTCAGAGCCCCGGGGGTCGGAGTCGCCTAAGGCTCTGGGCCCACACTCACCCTCTGCGTCTCGGGTCGGGCGGAGCAGACGTTGTCACCAAACTTCTCAGCTCCGGTTTTCCAGCGGCGGTAGGATCCGGCACCCTCCCTGACCTCGGTCCCAGGACCCCCATCCCACCCGCGCGCGTTCACCCCGGAGCCCAGGCCTCAGCCCGCGGCCGGCGCCGGGCAGGACGCTGCGGGGCCCGGGAGAGCGCCCGGGGGCAGCCCAGGCCGGGCTCCTCTCCTGCCCGTCCCGGCCCTCGGGCCAGGCAACCCGGGGTGGCGTCGGGCCCCGCGGGTCTCGGCGCACAGGCGCGTAGATCCGGCGGACGCCCCCGGGGCGCCTCCGCGACCCCCCGGCTCCGCCCCGCGCCGCGGCCCCGCCCCCAGGCCGCTCCGCCCTCCGCGCCGCTGGAGGCTCCGGGCCCCCCGGCAGCCCGCGGGCTCAGCGCCCAGCAGCGCGGGGATCCGCTCGGACGCCGGCCGGGGGCCACCGTGACGGTGACCTCCCCGGACGCCGAGAAAGTTCGGGCCGGAGAGCCGCGGCGCCAGGCGGCGGGACCCATGGAGGCGCGCGGGGAGCTGGACCCGGGTCGGGAGTCGGCAGGCGGCGACCTGCTGTTGGCACTGCTGGCGCGGAGAGAGGACCTGCGCCGAGGTGGGTGCCCGCGCGGAGCGGCTGCACCGGGGAGCGCGGACCCGGAGAGACCCGGAGGCGCAGGAGCCCGGCGACTGCGGCGGGAGTGGGCTCGAGGGCCCGGGCATGGCCCGCCGGGGCGCCGCAGCGGCGAGTTGGCGTCAGGGCCCCCGGAGCTGCGCTGGGAGCGGTGCTGGCGCTGCACGGCGCGGGCTGCGTGGGGAGCCCTCGGGGCCCAGAGCTGGTTCAGGAAGCCCCCTTCCTGATGAGGAGAGACGCAGAGGGCAACCGGGGGGCCCAGTCACCACAGGGCCCCTTCCCAGCGGCAGGGGGTCAGGCGCAGGGGCCAGGGTGGAGCTGGACCGCGCCGTAGCCCCTGGCCTCTGGGCACCCACACTCACCCGCTTTGCCGGCTCGTGGGCCGGTCCCGAGCACCGTCCTGCGGGAAGGACCCCAACTTCCTGGTGGCATCAGGCTTGTCCCCGGCGCTTTGGCTTCCGGAAAACCAGGGTCGTTCTATGCGGGCTCCGGGCGGCGGGACCGCAGGATGGCAACGGAGGCGGCCCTGGAGGGGCGGGGAGCGGTGGGGGGGGAGTGGGTGGTAGAGGGGTTCCGTCCAGACGGTGGGGTCTCATCCGCCCCctacttatttgtttgttttccgccgGTCCCTGGGAGGGGCTGGCCGCGGGGCTGGGTGGAAGGGGCGGGCGGGCGGAGGGGGCGGGCGGGGAGGCGGGCTCGAGCGCGACGGCTCCGGAGGGCTGGCGGGGAGCCGGCGCGCGGCTCTCCCGGGCCCCGCGGGCGCAGAGGGTCTGAGACCTCGCCGAGGCCGGACTCGCCATGCAGCGTAAGGCCGGGGCGCCAGGGCTTCGCGGGGAGCGCGGGGTCGCGACGGGATCGGTTTTGCCCGACGCGGGTTCCGGGAGTGGCGCGTCAGGCGCTGTCCCGACCACGGTGCTGAATGCGGTCTGCGCGGGCCAGTCCAGCCACCAGCTCTAGGCCGGTGTCCCCGCCGCCCTGCCGTCGCTGCCTGCGATGGGGCCCGGGCGCGCCGAGGATCCCCGCGCCCTGCATGCGGTGCCGCGGTTTTGCCCGACGCGGGGCCGCGTCCTTCGCTACTTCCTCTCGGCTGCGGGGGACGGTCGGTCTGGGCTCTCTCTGGGGGGCCAAGGGAAGCCCTTCTCCGGTGCTCCCAGCCGGTGTGGGGCGGGCCCGGATTGGGAAGGGTCTGCGTAGGCCAGGTGGGCACGGTGAGGTGGGTGCGGTGGCTGTCAGGCTGCAGCTTCTGCTCCCGCCCGGAGGCTTTTCTAAATTAACAGGGAGTCCTCGCCCCCTGAGCGACCGGCGAAGCCCCTCCTGGGCCTGAGGCTCTCGCAGGCCACCCTGCCGTGCCCCAGCCCCCTTCCCCTGGGGGCCTGCGGTCCAGAGGAGCAGACCCGCGGGGGCGAGCGTTGGGGTGACTGTGACTGTGCTCTTGGCCTGAGGACGGCAGGCCCGTCTGTCCAGTCCGCTCACGAGTACCCCTCCGGCTGCCTAAAGACAGGAGGGCACCACATGTCACTTCGTTGGCCTGCAGAAAGGGCCACGAGCCTGGGAGGTCACACTCACACGAGTCTCTAACCACCATGATGCTTAATTGTGCGAAGCAATGAGGGCCATGGGTGGTGGGTGCCGCACGACGCACGTGCATCTGGCCCCCAGGTGACGGTAGAGAGCCCCCGGGGCCTGGTTTTCACTTGAGCTCAGTGATAGATAACGGCGTGCACTGGAGACGTTTGGCAATTGACGCTCTCTGGCCTAATGAAGTGGCCTGGGCACCTTCTTGCTCCCGGGCATGTTTCTAAACCCAGTCCGGTGTTCCGGGTTCTAGCCGCGCTGGTGCCGGCACTCCCTGCCCTTGGGGAGCCAGGCAGCAGCTCACGCTGGCTAAGGAAAAGGGCATGCAGGGGAGGGGGTCCCCCGAGCAGCCCTGGGTCCGGGGGCTGGTAGGAAGGGGACTGCTTGCTGTGCTTCCTGCTCCGAGCGGTGCTCGGCTCCTTCGCCCGCAGAGATCCCGCTGTGTGCCGGCTGTGACCAGCACATCCTGGACCGCTTCATCCTGAAGGCTCTGGACCGCCACTGGCACAGCAAGTGCCTCACATGCAGCGACTGCCACGCGCCTCTGGCCGAGCGCTGCTTCAGCCGCGGGGAGAGCGTCTACTGCAAGGACGACTTCTTCAAGTGAGCGGCCTCGCAGGGCAGGGGCGGGGCGGCCGGCAAGCAGGCCGAGAGCCGGCTCCCGAGGGGCTCCCCCGACCCCCACAGTGACCGAGTCCCGAGCCTCGGAAGCCTGCATTTCCGCCCAGGGGCCTCCTCCCCCTGGGTGCCTGGGCCTGGCCGGCATAGCAGGAAGAAACGTTTTGAGTAACTGTGTAAACCGTCGAAGCAATTCGATGAGTATCTCGTTCAAACGGATCACCCCAAGTTTGTAGAACTCTCCTGGACTCACTCCCTCTTACTTTTGGTCCTGTTTTTGTCCTCAGTGTTGGGGAGGGGGTGCTTTCCTGGCTGAGGCTTCTGGGGTCTAAGGGACCTGCCCCGGGGCCCGGCCTTGCCCTCCGGATTCACCTTCCCAGTCGAGGAGAAGCGCTGTGTTCCCCGGCCTCTGGGTCACAGCCTTCTCGCCACGGCCGGCCCCCCGAGGCTCTGTGCAGCTCTGTGGGGGCTGCCGAGAGGGTGACCACTCCCAGGCCTGAGCCAGCCTCCCTCCCAGAGGCGCCCGGAGCCTCCCCCTGCCGGCTGCTCGACCCGCTCGCGGCGAAGGAGCCGCCCGCGCCGCACTGAGCCGCGCCCTGTGCGTCCCGCAGGCGTTTCGGGACAAAGTGCGCCGCGTGCCAGCTGGGCATCCCGCCCACGCAGGTGGTGCGCCGCGCCCAGGACTTCGTGTACCACCTGCACTGCTTCGCCTGCGTCGTGTGCAAGCGGCAACTGGCCACGGGCGACGAGTTCTACCTCATGGAGGACAGCCGGCTAGTGTGCAAGGCGGACTACGAGACGGCCAAGCAGCGAGGTCAGCGGGAGGGGCGGCAGTCGCGGGGGCCGTCCCGGCGGGGCCCACACCGCCTCTCCCCGGGCCGCAGAAGGGGGCTGAGGTCGGCCGAGGGTCTCGGAGGCGTCCTCGCCTCCAGCCCCGCTGCCCAGCACTCACTAAGGGGCGCGACTTCCCGCGCCTTCCCTCCAGGCTGGGGCGGGGGGTGCGGTGGGGGCGCCTCCATCCCCAGGCCCCGAGCGGAGACGGTGGCCCTGGGTTTGGGGACCCGCTCTCGGGAAGCCAGGCCCGGGGTCTGGCCCAGGAGCGCCGGGGGTGCCGGTCCAGGTTGTACGGATCACCACCCTCGCCCTAAACCCCTGCCCCGGAGGTCCGGCCCTGCCCACACCCTTGGAACAAGGGCACCGAGCGGGGAGGGGCGGGCGCTTGCCAGGGGGGCCGAGGCCGGAGGCTACGGTGCCCGCGGCGGAGGCCGGGTACCTGACGCCCACCCGCCCCGGTCCCCCCGCTGCGCCCGGCGCCCACGGCCGGCCGGTGGCTGGGCCCCGGTACCAGGGGCCGTGGGGTCCCCGCGTCCGGAGGGGGACAGGGCGCTGGGCGGCGGCAGGCAGGCCCGCCTGACGCTGCCCCGCGGTGCAGAGGCCGAGGCCACGGCCAAGCGGCCGCGCACGACCATCACGGCCAAGCAGCTGGAGACGCTGAAGAGCGCCTACAACACGTCTCCGAAGCCCGCGCGCCACGTGCGCGAGCAGCTCTCGTCCGAGACGGGCCTGGACATGCGCGTCGTGCAGGTCAGCGCCCCGCCGCGCGCCCGCCCGCCCCGCGCCCGCGGCCGCCGCTCACCCGCCCCGCCCCCCAGGTGTGGTTCCAGAACCGCCGCGCCAAGGAGAAGCGGCTCAAGAAGGACGCGGGCCGGCAGCGCTGGGGGCAGTACTTCCGCAGCATGAAGCGCGCCCGCGGCGGCGCCAAGTCCGACAAGGACAGCGTCCAGGACGAGGCGCAGGACAGCGACGCCGAGGTCTCCTTCACCGGTACGGGGCCCTCGAGGCGCGCCCGCGTCCCGGCGGAGGGGGAGGCGCAGCCGTCGGGGGTGTCGCTGCAGGGCGCCTGGAAATCTGCTTCCCAGTCAGTGGCCTCTAggttgacttttaaaaatgcatttgtagACCCTGGCACCCCAGCCCCAAGCCCTGCTGGTGGGCCGCTCAGGACCACTGTTACCCCCGGTGGAGAACAGAGTCCCTCCGCCACAGCGGCCCCCTTATCGAGCTTCCTCAGGAAGCCGGGGTTCAGCCGCACTCCGGCTCCCTGCCTGCCCTTGGCAACGATATTTATGAAAGTGAGCAGCAGAATTTTGGGCTAAGTGATTAAAAAGCCCGGGCTGCTTGGAGTGGGAGGGGATCTGCCCTCCTCTGTGCGACCTGATTATCTCATTGTCCCTCAGCAGGGAGACCCCCCACCCCCTGGTGCCCATTCTGGGAGAACTGGTGTAAATGGTCGTTTTGACTGCATTGTCCCTTTAGGTTGCTCTcccagcctctctgggcctcaaataACTTGTCTGCAAAAAGGGGGCTGTATCTGTgccaccccccccaaccccacagCCTTTAGGGTTCACCCTGGAACCCAGGACCCCGGCCGACTATTCCTGGCCAGGAATGATCCTACGGGGATCCTGCCATTCCTCAGTCACCTGGACGGTTTGAGCTGAGCAGCGCAGGGGTGGAggggggtgggcagagggcacCCACAAGTTGCAACAGCACAAGAGACGCGGGCTGCACTGTTGTGTGACATGGGGGCAGGTCACCCCTGCGGGAGGGGTGCTGAGTGGGGACAGAGGTCGAGGAGGATGGGCACTGAGCAGTTCCCTCCACTGCCATTGCAGATGATCCGTCCATGGCCGAAATGGGCCCTGCCAACGGCCTCTACAACAGCCTGGGAGAGCCCACCCCGGCCTTGGGCCGGCCCTCAGGAGCCCCGGGCAGCTTCCCGCTGGAGCACGGAGGCCTGGCCGGTCCCGATCAGTACCGCGAGCTGCGCCCCGGCAGCCCCTACGCTGTGCCCCCATCTCCAGCTGCCCTGCAGAgcctccctggcccccagcccctcctctccaGCCTGGTGTACCCGGACGCTGGCGTGGGCCTCGTGCCTGTGGGGGCCCCGGGCGGGCCCCCGCCCATAAGAGTGCTGGCAGGGAACGGACCCAGCTCCGACCTGTCCACCGGGAGCAGCGGGGGCTACCCCGACTTCCCAGccagccctgcctcctggctAGACGAGGTGGAGCACGCTCAGTTCTGACCGAGGCCCCGGCTCCACCGAGCCCGGACGTGAGGGGTGTGAGCCGCAGCTCGGCCTCGCCGGGAGTCCTGGAGCTGCGCTCTCCCTCTTTCCGAAGCCCTGGACCTCTGCTGGCAATAGGTGCCACGGGTGGCCGCGGGGACAGGATGAGGATGTCAAATGAGGGCTCGTTTCTGTGGAGCGCCCAAcccacagcccctccctgggGCAGAGGGACTGGCTGGCTGGCTCCCGTCCA is a window of Manis pentadactyla isolate mManPen7 chromosome 3, mManPen7.hap1, whole genome shotgun sequence DNA encoding:
- the LHX3 gene encoding LIM/homeobox protein Lhx3 isoform X1; translation: MEARGELDPGRESAGGDLLLALLARREDLRREIPLCAGCDQHILDRFILKALDRHWHSKCLTCSDCHAPLAERCFSRGESVYCKDDFFKRFGTKCAACQLGIPPTQVVRRAQDFVYHLHCFACVVCKRQLATGDEFYLMEDSRLVCKADYETAKQREAEATAKRPRTTITAKQLETLKSAYNTSPKPARHVREQLSSETGLDMRVVQVWFQNRRAKEKRLKKDAGRQRWGQYFRSMKRARGGAKSDKDSVQDEAQDSDAEVSFTDDPSMAEMGPANGLYNSLGEPTPALGRPSGAPGSFPLEHGGLAGPDQYRELRPGSPYAVPPSPAALQSLPGPQPLLSSLVYPDAGVGLVPVGAPGGPPPIRVLAGNGPSSDLSTGSSGGYPDFPASPASWLDEVEHAQF
- the LHX3 gene encoding LIM/homeobox protein Lhx3 isoform X2, giving the protein MLLETELVLDLGRPGAAAAAAICAFGGAPEIPLCAGCDQHILDRFILKALDRHWHSKCLTCSDCHAPLAERCFSRGESVYCKDDFFKRFGTKCAACQLGIPPTQVVRRAQDFVYHLHCFACVVCKRQLATGDEFYLMEDSRLVCKADYETAKQREAEATAKRPRTTITAKQLETLKSAYNTSPKPARHVREQLSSETGLDMRVVQVWFQNRRAKEKRLKKDAGRQRWGQYFRSMKRARGGAKSDKDSVQDEAQDSDAEVSFTDDPSMAEMGPANGLYNSLGEPTPALGRPSGAPGSFPLEHGGLAGPDQYRELRPGSPYAVPPSPAALQSLPGPQPLLSSLVYPDAGVGLVPVGAPGGPPPIRVLAGNGPSSDLSTGSSGGYPDFPASPASWLDEVEHAQF